From the Salarias fasciatus chromosome 5, fSalaFa1.1, whole genome shotgun sequence genome, the window TTATCAATGGTTTCCCACAAAACAAGTAGAAATCTTTGGACGTCTGTGGTGTTAACGCAGACTTTTCTGTCGAGGGTTTGGCATTGCTCTGTGATCCCTACTTGGATCCATGCTGAGGGGAGTGTCAGGCTCTGCTTTGCAAGATCGATGGTGTCAAGTGATCTGACTGCGAGTGGGCAAGGGGGGAGGAGGACGTGGTGGATTCCTGCATGTCGCGAGGGGGCGGAGGGAATGCATCCACCCTCTCAAATGACGGACAAATCTCATGGCACTGCCAGcgaatcagtgtttgtgttgaaacATGCCGCAGACTTTGCAGGGGGAATGTTCATTAAGACTAATCCTCTCTGTACGAAGCGATAAGAACCTTCACTTACAGCAGACTTCCTCTAATTTACAGATGAACTCTGCCTCATTCCAGTTTGTTTATGTCCGTCTTGTTTTAAGCACAAAATAACGATCAGGGTCATATAGATTATGTTTATCCGGTTGCTTTTTCAAAGCGATCGAAAAGTCGCTGAAGAGTTGCTTCGTCCTCGATTCAGTTCTGACTTTAATGCAGTCTGATGTGCAGAGGCAGTAACTGAATATCCGAATCATGCGTCATGAGGCGAGGCGATACTCTTGCTTTATTTAGAGTCCCAACAAGTGTTGCTGCATTGCTCTCAGCAGGTGGTCGTCCTCACCAATTCACTTACAAATGAGGCTCGACGAGATACTTCCAGCAAATTACAGTCCATAATGTCCATGcaatgatagatagatagatagaaagatgggctcatttttttgtattcatattctgttttctgtttattgtaaCACATCGTGTGATTGACATGAAAGCTATGGTCTGCAGAACACAGACGCCAAAGTATATTGGTGAATTTTACAACCTGTTAAAGTAAAGAAACTCCCTGCTAACACCAGTTAAAACCCCCCTTGCCTCCACTGGATCAGATCAGCTTTGCTTGGATCATCAATTTTGAGATTGGTTGCCCACAAAAGGGGCCTAAATCCCCTTTTAAGGTCTTTTGAATAGATCTCCCAAATCCTGTCGAGGCTGTTTCTGGCCTCTACTGACAGTCTTTTTATCCTGGAGATGAAATAGACTTCAATTGCAGTGATTATTCTGTCCCATTTTTTCCCGTCGTAGATCGTCCCAAGGTCCGTTTGCCCCGCTTCCTCAGGCAGAGATACGTCGCTCATGTTGGAGACAAGATCAATCTCACCATCCCCTTCACAGTAAGCCAGAAACGTCCTGTATTGGTTTTGCACATCGATAATAAGCAAGAACTCATTGAAGGATTGtctcttttcttaatttctcaGGGAAAGCCCAAACCTGTTGTCACCTGGACTAAGAGCGGTGCAGCCTTGGACGCCAAGAGGGTGAACATCCGCAGCACCGACAGGGACAGCATCCTGTTCATCCGCGCGGCCGAGAGAGACGACTCCGGCGTGTACGAGATGTGCGTGAAGGTGGATGACTTTGAGGACAAGGCCCCGATCACCCTCCAGATTGTCGGTGAGAAAAATGGCGACGCAGCGAGATGGCGTTCCAGGCAGCGCCGCTCAGCACTCAACCGTCCGGCCGTTTTTGCTCACAGAGCTGCCGGGGCCTCCCGCCAGCGTCAAGATCGCTGATACGTGGGGCTTCAACGTGGCTCTGGAGTGGACCGCACCCAAAGACAACGGAAACACAGAAATCACCGGTTACACGGTCCAGAAGGCCGACAAGAAAACTGGAGTAAGTTGTCGATGACGGAAAGTAGCTGCTTCTCATCCGTTCAACTGATCATCTTCTATAGTTTGTGTTACTCTAACTCTCAGGCCTCCGGTTCCTCACAGAGCAAACACGAAGTGACAGATACACAAATTACATTCACACTGATGGAATAAGGAAAGTTAATCTGATGTGCGTGTTTTTGGCTTGTGAGAAGAACCTGGaacaaatccacacacacacacacacacacacacacacgcacaaactcTCCAGATAGATTACATTAGTGTAAACATTGAGTCTTTAACACCTCTCCAAAAAATCCATCATGTGTTGGCTGCGCTTGTGTTTTCGCAGGACTGGTTCACCGTGCTGGAGCATTACCATCGGCTGAACGCCACCGTCTCTGATCTCATCATGGGAAACACGTACAAGTTCAGAGTCTTTTCTGAAAACAAGTGTGGAATAAGTGAAGATGCTGCTATTACAAAGGAGGAAGCCAAAATCCTCAAGACGGGTACTCTCCTTTTTCTACCTTTTTGCTTTTacttaaaagtggaaaaaaaagaacagaaaatctAGTGAGAGTATCTCCAAAGTTGAATATATCTGTAACCTTCCATCCTGCTGATTTGCTCCGTCCTTCAGGCATTGAATACAAGCCGCCTGACTACAAGGAGCACGACTTCTCCGAAGCGCCCAAGTTCACCACGAACCTGAGCGACCGCGCCACCACCGTGGGCTACAGCACCAAGCTGCTGTGCTCCGTCAGAGGCTTCCCGAAGGTACAGAGCCTCACCTCTGCAAcaggagtttgtttttgtttgggcaGAACTAATCCCGCGGTGTTTCTATGCGTTTTTATCCTTGACAGCAGCATCAATCAACGGGAAACAGGCTGAACCAGCTGAAGAGGcaggtttttttaaaaaatctgatACGGTATACTTCATATCCCCtaaggaaacagcagcagcacttagAGTGCGCCAGATTTATTGCACAGTGTAAAAAAGCAACAATATCATTCATCAGCAGCCAAGAACAAATATAAATATGTACATTTATTTGCACATAGTGAAATAAAGTATTAACAAACATATTGATTTAAACAAAGGGGAATATTTTCACTAATATGTCAATCACTATGTTtgtaaatttaaacttttatgAAAGGTGGTTTATAAAAGGCTAAAATTCACTGGAAATGCAAATAATTTGTGATTCATAGCTTAAAATATGTCAGATTTGGATTTATTCCTGACTGGATTTCTGTCAAAGATTCCGCATTGTAGCTAATCCTGCCTCTCATGTGTCACTTGTCACTGGTTCATTATGCTGTTACAATTTTTTCACATCTTCCTCAAAGTAAAGACATCAGTCGGATCATTTCTCACATTAAATTGGAGTAAGCGGTGCTTTTTCCAAGTGGGGCAGCGAAGGACATCGTTGTTCATTTGGAACAAATGAGGTAGTCAGTCAAATAGGTGACCTGGCtgtgaaagagtgaaaaactaaaaatatcaaGCTTGCCATAAAAAATGAAGACACACaactcattcaaaaaaaaattaattttacaaATATGCTAGTAACATTATTGCAGTGTCTTTCTAGTGTGTAACTTTCACATTTGAACAGATACAATTTATCATGTGAATAACCTGTGAATTATGCAGTTAGAGTTACAAAATTCTCCCAAACTAGTTTTCAAAAAGGTCCAGAAGTACATCTTCAAAGaggaaatgaaatattttagtCTCTGTATTTATACCCTGTGTTTTGTTGCATGCATTGATTTGCAGTTTGCCCAAAGGAAACAACATTTAAGATAAATTGAACTCTTTGTAAAttacaaaaagttgaatttgTTTAGTTATTTTAAGTAATTATATAATGCTTATTAGTGACCATATGTGAGTTTAACTCTGTAAAAGTGATTATTTAAGTGAGTGTCAGGTGGATGATGATGTCTTAAAGTATATTTGATCTTGTCAGAGCAGATAACTGTCCGGATGAGTCAAGATCTTTGCGATCTTTCCGGCAGGCATTGATGCAGGTGTTAGATTATCTCGTAACACCGGCGGTGCCAAGTGGTCAAAACTTTACTTAGGCAGCTTGTCAGCGGCAGCACCTTCCCTCCCTTCGCTCCGACATTGCTGTCATTGCGGCGGCTTTGAGCCGATGATGTGAAGATATTCACCTGCCCCTGTTAGCCCGCTGCCTGAGCCTCTTCAGGCTCataatcctcctcctcatcaacGCTACCAAACATCGCCGGCCTTGAAATGCACTCCTGTATTTTGGAAGAGATTATGAGGAGAGTGGGCCAAGAGAGGCTGAGAGGTCACCAGGAGAGCGGGGTCACGTGCGTGGCATTCCCCCGCGGGGCCAGTTGAGCGTCCTCAGCATGTCGGTGCCATTAAAACTCCCAAAGCGGGCGTgcgctgtgtgtctgcttcaaTCAGAGAGTTTGTTCCTGCCAAGTGGACACGAATATTAATAGAAGCGCCACTGCCGCTCGCCCAATTGAATTACCGCGCGCTTCTCGGCTACATTATACCCATCAGATATGTGTTTCTGCAGCCCAAGATCGAGTGGATGAAGAACCAGATGATCATCGGAGACGACCCCAAGTTCAGGCAGATCTGCGTTCAGGGCATCTGCTCACTGGAGATCCGCAAGCCCGGCAACTTCGACGGTGGCGTGTACACCTGCAGAGCCAAGAACGACCACGGAGAGGTGACGGTCAGCTGCAAGCTGGAGGTCAAACGTAAGTCAGGGTCGATCCAAACTGAACTCAAGGGCGTTCGTTCGCATTGAGCATTGAACTaagctttctgtttctttgccTTCAACAGAGCCAGTTGTTGCAGATGCAGACAAGAAATAGGCCAATTTTGTCCCTCTCTAACAGGTCAGAAATCCTTCCAACACTGCGTTGCAGAATATCTGTGCTCCTTGTGTGTAGTAAAACACGATTAAAACTTTAATCAGCTCGTTGAAACAGGCTTGATTTGTACTGCAGTTGTAACgtttttttgcaggtttttacTGGTTGTGGTTTGTTTAACAATGGAACAGGCTCTTTTGGACAGTGAAGGGGATCTATATGGGTGCTGAGGTGACGCCTACCTTCCCCATGACTTTCTTTCCATACATGGAGGGCACTAAACTTGGAAAAGGTCGCCTCTGCCACTGGAAGGGTCCAAGTGGCAGCGCCCATAAATTAAATCTGTAATGAGTCCCGGTGCGCCCAGTAACGAGGCTTAATCACATTTCCTCCAGTCAGCAGGAGCAGTCATTTCTTTTTGGACACTGAAATTTATTTGTAGGTTACTTTTTTAATACTGACACACTGTAAATGAATAAGATCTTTAATTTGTGTTGATAACGTTTCCTTTACAATACTGACCAGTCAAGATGGTTTTAATACCTTTCAGAAGTTTAGTATTTCTGTTAATATGTATTTAATTTAGTTGTTTTTCCCCTAAACTGATCTGATTTGGTCTTGTTTCTGCAATCAGACTTGTGACTCCCTCCTAacacctgttgttgttgttatttgtcCATCTGTTGCTCTCTCAAAATAGGAGCAGAAGGAATGAGGCCTTTGCAACATAAGGTACGTCCCACTCAAAGTGTTTCCAAAACCGTCTTCCACAATGAtgacgaaaaaagaaaaagaaaaaaaaaaaactgcttcaggttcacaatatttctttgtctctgcaggagAAGGTGCTGGATTCCTGGAATAACATGTATATATGGCTAGTGCCCAAACTACTACAGTGTTGTAATTTGTGACCGCTCGCCCAATGTGAACATTTGTCATAATCAGCCGGCGTTGCTTTATACCTGCAGCTACAGCATCAAGTCCACATCCATGTCCAAGATTCGTCTTCTCTTTTCCAGTCAGCTATTTTCCCAACAACACcacaaataaatgacatttcaaTTAATGTAGCTTTGCAGGTGTACGGCAACAATTCTGCAGCATGAGCTTACTGTTCCTCGTAGGAGAACTACATGTAACATCTACGTGTTTatatcaataaaatatttaatttctgctttgtttgttggttttgtcCATTCAGTGTCTTCTGTCAAATTTAGTCCCTTGTTCTTTGGTTTCATGCAcatgaatgtttgttttaaagttcaGTATATCGTGTATTTGTCAAATAAGATTAGGACAGTGGTGTTGTGGTTGGCCATCCCACCTCATGGAGAAacattattttgttcttttttaccTCCGCGAGTGTCAGGGGCCAAACTTCAAATCCCTGTGCAAAAAGTGAACACGCTAATCATTCTATCATTATTTATTATGTCgttg encodes:
- the mybphb gene encoding myosin binding protein Hb, which codes for MPSKPAPIKKAPKKEPAKKEEKAEEPAPAPEPAPAEAAPAEAAPAEAAPAAEGEAAPAEGEAAAAPPAEEAKPPTPPPPADEPTSAPVDLFVEDKNDTSVTIIWSQPENIGPTGLDGYTIEVAKDGTEDWKAVNEDLQKSCRYIIKNQTTGDRLKIRVVAVNAGGPSPPVSLPEAVLVKEVADRPKVRLPRFLRQRYVAHVGDKINLTIPFTGKPKPVVTWTKSGAALDAKRVNIRSTDRDSILFIRAAERDDSGVYEMCVKVDDFEDKAPITLQIVELPGPPASVKIADTWGFNVALEWTAPKDNGNTEITGYTVQKADKKTGDWFTVLEHYHRLNATVSDLIMGNTYKFRVFSENKCGISEDAAITKEEAKILKTGIEYKPPDYKEHDFSEAPKFTTNLSDRATTVGYSTKLLCSVRGFPKPKIEWMKNQMIIGDDPKFRQICVQGICSLEIRKPGNFDGGVYTCRAKNDHGEVTVSCKLEVKQPVVADADKK